In Marinitoga litoralis, the sequence AAGGCTTAAATAATAATCATTTGCTCTGAACTTATACTTTTCAGTTACCTTTTTTAATTCTTTTTTTTCCTTTTCGCTTAACTGTTCCACTTTGTCAATGTTTATAATATATTTTACACTCAATGGATCCTCCTCCTTTCAAAGTAATAAAAATAAAGAAAAAGACTCTTTTGGAGTCTCAGATATGAAGATTATTTTGACTAGGTTGATAAAATAAGAATAATAACATATATATTATATCACATTTTAATCAATATTCAAAAATAACTTGAGGTTTATTTTTTGTAGGGTGATTAGTAATAATACAATCTATATCAAAAATTTCTTTCATTATATCAGTAGTTATTATTTCTTCAGGTTTTCCATGATATTTTATAATGCCGTCTTTAAATATATATATTCTATCAGAATATAATGATGCTAAATTAATATCATGAAATACAGAAATTATACTTTTATTTTTTAATATAGACTCATTTTTAACAATTCTAACTAATTGTTGTGTATAACCTGGATCAATTTGAGAAACAAATTCATCCAATAATATTATATTTGTATCTTGAACCAAAGCTCTTGTGAGCATAGTTCTTTGTTTTTCTCCACCACTTAATGTATTATATATTCTATCTTTAAATCTAAATGTATCTGTTTTTTTCATAGTTTCAATTATAATACTTTTATCTTCAGAAAATAGTGTTTCATGTGGAATTCTACCTGTTGAAATAATACTTTCAACAGTAAAATCAAATGATGTAAAAAATTCTTGTGGAACTACCGAAATTTTTTTAAATAACTCTTTTTTTGAATACTCTTCAATTTTTTTATCAGCTAATATTATTTCCCCGTTTTTTTTCTTTTCTAAAAGCGTTAATAACTTTAAAATAGTAGTTTTACCAGAACCATTAGGGCCAATTATAGAAACAAATTCACCCTTTTCAAGATATAAATATTCAATTTCAAGACTAAAATGATTATTATATGAAAACATGAGATTTTTTATTTCCAATAATTTCATAATCTCTTTCCTCTTTTCATGATGATTATAAAAATAGGAGCACCCACAAGAGATGTTGTTACACCAATGGGTAATTCAGTTGGTCTGAATAAATAGCGTGAAAAAAGATCAGCAAATCCTAAAAATATTCCTCCATATATCATCGATCCAATTGTTGAATAATATATATTTGGTCCTGTTATTTTTCTAACTAAATGAGGTATTATCAATCCAACAAAACCTATTATTCCGGATTTTGAAACCACCACAGAAACTGCAAAAACATTTATTGTTAATACTATCAACTTTATTTTTTCTGGATTAATACCAGAAAAAATTGATATTTCATCTCCCATTGCAACTACCTCTATGTGTTTTTTAAAGATAAAGTTCACTGTTATTTGTAACACTAAAAATACAGTTAATATTATTAAGTCATTCCACACAATATTCCCAGTACTACCCATAAGCCAAAAATTAACATGTAAAAGATTTTGCCAGAATAACACTGTAAATAATGTCGAAATAGAATTAAACACAAAACCAACAATAACTCCACTCAAAATCAAAGAAACAACAGGTATTTTTTTCCCTTCTTTTGCAAGAGAAAAGGTTATAATTGTTGCCATTAAAGCTGATATAAAAGCAAAAAATTCTATGCCAAATGGCAAATCAATACCATATACGCTTTTTAATGCTGTATAAATTACAGCACCAAAACTTGCACCTGAAGATATACCAATAATAAATGGGTCTGCAAGAGGATTTTTTATAATCATTTGAAAATCATTACCTGCTATTGCAAGAATAGCGCCAATTAAAATTGTTCCAATTATCCTGGGTAATCTGATATTAAATATTATTCTATTATATAATGCATTATCTGACTTATTTAAAAAAGAAAGAATTACTTCATTAAAAGGTATTTTAACTGTACCTAATGAAGTAAATAGTATTATGGAAAATAATATAATAATTAATCCAAAAACTAAGGAAAAAATCGGGGAGGATCTCCCCGAAATTAAATTTTTCATTTATTTTCACTGAAGAGTTGATTAATCTCTCCTAATAGCTCAATTAACCCAGTGTTTGGTAATGATGCCTTG encodes:
- a CDS encoding ABC transporter ATP-binding protein yields the protein MKLLEIKNLMFSYNNHFSLEIEYLYLEKGEFVSIIGPNGSGKTTILKLLTLLEKKKNGEIILADKKIEEYSKKELFKKISVVPQEFFTSFDFTVESIISTGRIPHETLFSEDKSIIIETMKKTDTFRFKDRIYNTLSGGEKQRTMLTRALVQDTNIILLDEFVSQIDPGYTQQLVRIVKNESILKNKSIISVFHDINLASLYSDRIYIFKDGIIKYHGKPEEIITTDIMKEIFDIDCIITNHPTKNKPQVIFEY
- a CDS encoding FecCD family ABC transporter permease, translated to MKNLISGRSSPIFSLVFGLIIILFSIILFTSLGTVKIPFNEVILSFLNKSDNALYNRIIFNIRLPRIIGTILIGAILAIAGNDFQMIIKNPLADPFIIGISSGASFGAVIYTALKSVYGIDLPFGIEFFAFISALMATIITFSLAKEGKKIPVVSLILSGVIVGFVFNSISTLFTVLFWQNLLHVNFWLMGSTGNIVWNDLIILTVFLVLQITVNFIFKKHIEVVAMGDEISIFSGINPEKIKLIVLTINVFAVSVVVSKSGIIGFVGLIIPHLVRKITGPNIYYSTIGSMIYGGIFLGFADLFSRYLFRPTELPIGVTTSLVGAPIFIIIMKRGKRL